The Helicobacteraceae bacterium genome segment ATAGCCGCCGCTTCGCGTTTGCCCGCGATCGCCGATTAGACGTTTCTATATCCGCCGCCGCGCCTATTAAACCCGCGTCGCAATCTTTCGCGACTAACGAGCTTTAAACGACGATAATTTTGCTTAAACGGCGCGGATTTTTATTAGGCAACGGGTAAAATCTCAACCGATACCTAAAAAGGAGCAATAAATGACTTTTATAGACGATATTCGCGCGGACGAGGTAATAGATTCGCGCGGCAACCCGACGACGCGAGCGAGCGTAACGCTTAGCGACGGCTCCAGATCGAGCGCAATCGTGCCAAGCGGCGCTAGCACCGGCAAACGCGAGGCGCTAGAGCTGCGCGACGGCGACAAAAAGAGATATGGCGGCAAAGGCGTATTAAAAGCCGTAGATAACGTAAATGCGATAATCGCCGAGGAGCTAATAGGTCTCTCGCCGTTTGATCAGGCGGAGATCGACGCGCGCTTAAAAGATATAGACGCGACGGAAAACTACTCTAAGCTTGGCGCGAACGCCGTTCTGGGCGTGTCGATGGCGGTGGCGCGCGCGGCGGCGCTTAGTCAAAAAATCCCGCTGTATCGTTATCTGGGCGGCGCGAACGCAAGCGTGCTTCCCGTTCCGATGCTAAACGTGATCAACGGCGGCAGCCACGCGGACAACAACATCGATTTTCAGGAGTATATGATTATGCCCGTAGGCTTTGACGATTTCGCCGAAGCGTTAAGGGCGAGCGCCGAAACTTTTCACGCGCTAAAAAAGATACTCCACGATCGCAAAGAGGTTACGGCGCTTGGCGACGAGGGCGGTTTCGCGCCCAATCTCAAAGACAACGAAGAGCCGATCGCGCTTCTGCTGGAAGCG includes the following:
- the eno gene encoding phosphopyruvate hydratase; protein product: MTFIDDIRADEVIDSRGNPTTRASVTLSDGSRSSAIVPSGASTGKREALELRDGDKKRYGGKGVLKAVDNVNAIIAEELIGLSPFDQAEIDARLKDIDATENYSKLGANAVLGVSMAVARAAALSQKIPLYRYLGGANASVLPVPMLNVINGGSHADNNIDFQEYMIMPVGFDDFAEALRASAETFHALKKILHDRKEVTALGDEGGFAPNLKDNEEPIALLLEAIEKAGYKPDEQIAIAMDVASSEFYERGGYKLGAEGGKLLSSDEMIGYLEKLVDKYPIVSIEDGLAEDDWSGWAKLTERLGKKTQLVGDDLFVTNKKILAEGIEKGVANSILIKLNQIGTVSETLQTIRLAHRNSYTTVVSHRSGESEDSFIADLAVAINAGQIKTGSMSRSERIAKYNRVLEIGREIAGAEYLGKKAFGR